The following DNA comes from Cucurbita pepo subsp. pepo cultivar mu-cu-16 unplaced genomic scaffold, ASM280686v2 Cp4.1_scaffold000373, whole genome shotgun sequence.
GCACAATTTTTCGGTTCGTAAGGTCCCGCCCAATGTTGAATCTACAGATAATCATAATACATCAAATAAAGAGTTCTCTCCTCTTAAAGATGAGTTGCAATATGACTCTGTTCGTAGTGGTTCATATAATGGTAGCTTGACACCTCCTCAAACTAAATATGACTGTaatcttgaggagaagaaATTTGGTCCAGCAATGCTATTTCTTCCCAGACAACCATGTGAAGAAGATTGGGCGAGTCTCATAGCTGCTAACGATACAGGATTTGCATTGACTGGAACTGCAGCAATGGGGCACGTTGGACCGATAATTGGATTGATGGACATTGGGGAATGTGAAGACTCGTACTTGTTTCGTGTGTCGCTTCCTGGCGTTAAAAGAGATGGAAGTAAGTTTCTTTTGATGCTCTGAATCTTCTTATATAACTACTGCATCTGCTCAGTTTATCTTACAAGAGTATCCATCATTACCCATCCATGAGTCCTGTTTGAACATATCTTTTGGAAGTTACTTTGAAAGTTGATTTGTGacatcccacgttggttggagaggaaacgaagcattccttataaggatgtgaaaccTCTCTCCAGTGGACGTGGTTTAGAACCTTGAAAAAaagctcaaaaggaaaaactcaaagaagacaatatctgctagcgcgTTACATGATTCTACCGTTTGAAAatacattttcttattttcttacttCTTGATTTGGTTAAGGTTTTCACATCTTAGGGGGGAAAAAATTGGTTTTGAGGAAATTGATGCATGAaccatttcttcctctctaTATATGAATCTTGTTGATAATATTTACTTCGATCattgtttttcattcatttattttatttagtaccCACAAATGCGGTGTGGCATGTCGGGATTTAAGCCTCCAACCTCAAGGGAAGGAGTAGATGTTAATTACCACTTAGCTATGTTGacttctttcaattttgaattatttcttttattaacaTTGTTAGTAAAATGTTGATATGAAACGTCTATTAGATAATATGTTTGACATGATATGTCTGATAAATGATAGAgacaatgtttcgtttttgGTTGATAGATGGGATGAATATCACTTTAGTCGATCTAGCTGTCAACTTCAAGGACGTAACTGAGATcgttttaaatcaaattttacaaCTTCAATCCTTTTTTCTTCCGTTCTTTTCTGTCATAAATTGACAAGACTTTTGATTCATTGTGATTCAGAGGAATTTAACTGTGAAGTTGAAAAGGATGGCAGAGTAGTGATACAAGGAGTTACAACAACAGGTGAAAGAACAGTGAAAAAGCATTCTCAAGTGTTTGAAATGGTAACCCACAACCTGTGCCCACCAGGAGAGTTTTCACTCTCATTTCAGCTACCTGGCCCCGTTGATCCTCAACAATTCTTAGTTAACTTTGGCATCGATGGGATTCTTGAAGGAGCTGTGATGAAAGAATTTCAGCCATGAATATTGGTAATTTACCTTCCTCCCTTTGATTCAATGGATAATAAAATAGATCCAATTCTCAATCTCCATAGAATGTACTTTACATAGCATCACCCCTTTCTTGTCTAGACTTCGTAGAGATCATTGAGCCAATATGAGCTGCTTCATTAGCTTAAACATAGGCATTCGAAGATTAGAACAGCATTAATGAACAAAGGTCAATGGACATTTGATTACGCTAAATTTAACTCTTTTTCTGATGAACTCATGGCTTGGAAAATGTTCAGTGTTCTTTAATGTTGTTGAGTAAAATGTTCAGTGTTCTTTAATGTTGTTGAGTAAGCTGATGCTAAAGCCTGTGTTAAACTTAGTTCAGAAATTACATATCAATGGAGAAGTTTGCTCATCTATATTCTTGTGGCAAGCGGTATCCAGACATGACCAATTTGTTTGCAAACATCTTCCCTGTCTTTGGCATGACATGCCAGTGCAGTGTTAAGTTAAACTCTTTACCTCTTAGATTGCTCCCCTGCATAAGGAGAAATACAACTTTGTCACTCTAGGATAAAGCTTATAATCATCATAGATTGGTTGGCAAAGTTGTGCTAAAGGATCGGAGGTGCGAACCTGATCGACGAACCGATACTTGTTTGAAGTATGGATTCGAAACTTGGCGCTATCTTTGGAGGGTATGATACTGTCCCAGAGTGATATCTGTAAATGAAATTCCGGAAATTTAGAAGGTCACGTCGAGGTTGCTGAAAGAGACGAAACTCAAAAGCAGGTTAGGAACATATTGTAATAGGAAATAGAGACAGACCTGATTCAAGGAGTTCTTTGGGGTTTCATATTCAGCAGCTAGAAACACAAAAACCTGTTGCACAAATGAAGGCAAGAAGCCACCAATGATCAGTGATCACCCTATGCAAAATGTGTTCGGCCTTGGGGAGAGGTAGCCGAATTAGGATCTAACTAGGCACGGACACAACACAAGAAATTTCAATCCTCaaaatgggaaagaaagaTGGAGGAAAATACAACTCTTTCAGTTGCTCTCTACATGGTGACTGTCCCTTTTAGGTGTTACCTTATCATATATTTGTCGTAGAGGTTCATTTCCTCGCTCAGTAAACGAGAAAGGGAGGAGGGCCTAGAATTTAAACCTGATTCCAAGCGAGCgaaattggagaaagaacATCGTCATCTAATCTAATTGCTCCTTAAAACACTATTAACTTCAAGCTAAACAAAGAAGTATGAGAAATGGGGGAGAATGACTTAGTAGTAATAGAGTCAGAGAGAATGGCTTAGCGTTTGGCGTGAACGTTAGGGTACTTTATGAGTTAAGTCTTTGCTAGAGTTGAGGAGCCTAATCATAGTTAACCAACCAGACCGCTAAGGACTGAGaacacaagaaagaaagaggagaatAATAGGTTGCCACTGTACCTGCTTTGTATTCCATGTAAATAATGACTGCAAGTCTGCTGATATGTTTAAAGTCATGCTAACCTGCAACAAGAAGGCACATTCTAAGCTCATTAGCTGCTCTAGCAAAGAATCTCATTTACCCTTATCAACAACAAATATTGACTACTTTTCTTTGGTTATAGCGAGTTATTAAGCACATTGGTTGAAAAAAGTGCTGTGAAGAACTGAAGGAGGCCCTTTTTAAGGGTCTAAacccactgttagtagatattgttcgctttggcttgttacgtatagtcgttagcctcacggtttttaagacacgtctgttagggagaggtttctacccccttataaggaatgtttcgtcccctctccaaccaaggtgggatctcacaatccaccctccttgaggcccaacgtcctcgttgacacattgCCTGGTGtctgtttggctctgataccatttgtaacagctacagcccactgctagtagatattgtccgccttagctcgttatgtatcaccgttagtctcacgatttttaaaacgcatgtgctaaggagaggtttccacacccttataaggaatccTTTGTTCCTCCCTCCAACCCATGTGaaatatcacaatccaccatctTTTGAGGCCTAgagtcttcgctggcacactgcctatgtttatttggctctgataccatttgtaacaactcaagcccaccactagtagattttgtccattttggcccgttatgtatcatcgtcagcctcacaatttttaaaaagtgtctgttagggagaggtttccacacccttataaggaatcattcgttcccctctccaaccaacctgggacctcacaattcaccctccttgAGGTCTAGCATCCTCGTTAACACATTGCCTtctgtttggctctgataccatttgtaacagcccaatcccaccgttagtagatgttgtccgctttggcccattacgtatcaccgtcagcctcgcggttttaaaacgcgtctactagggaaaggtttccacacccttgtacgGAAGGtttccttcccctctccaaccgacgtctactagggaaaggtttccacacccttatacggAATGtttccttcccctctccaaccgacgtgggatctcacactaacCTATTGGGTCTTCTCCCCagccattttcaatcattttcagCTACAAGAATCTCCCAATTCATCACAACAAAGAACAAACCATGAACTCCAAAAGATGGTAAATCTCAGCACGTTCTCAAAACGAAATCAACTACACAATCAACCTCAAAATCCCTCTCCTCACACAAATTTCCACAAACCCAAAGAGAAAAGCCAATGAAACCATACCTCATCGTTTCCATTAGGTTGATTCTGAAACCAATTGATACTCAAAACCTAATGtgtatcaaatcaaatcaccAAATGAGTATCAAAAACCAACCAAAATCCAAGAGAATTCAAGCCACAGAtggaaaaggaagagagaaaacaaaaacccagAAAGAGATAAGAGAGACCTGAACTTGTGCCGTGGGTGAAGGCGATTTAAGGGTATCAGAAAACGAAGCCAGACCACAAATGATAGCAAGTATGGTAGCCGCAAAGGTCACCAAAGCGTTGGCTCGATACCCAAATGAATGCATTCTTCAAATGGGTTCCTCGCAGCcagagaggaggaggaggagagaaaaagagaagaaacaacGCGAGAGACTTGGAAAAGAAATGGAGTCTCGAACATCGCAGAAGGAATAAGAAACGTCGAATGATTTGGCAGTTTTGGGCTCTTTCATTGGAGGAGACACGTTCAAGGAACGGTGGTTACCCAACAAAtccatattttcaaatttccgAGCcacctatttatttatttattattattttttatataatctttattaaaatatcataaattaatttaatatatatatatattgaaaatatttatattaagtgaGATGGGACGAGGAATATAATCTCATTCTCAGTCAAAAATGTTCTTCATACTCTGTCTGAGTAGGATTCCAAGAGTATGGccgaacattttttaatttttttttaattttaatatttatgatttaaatagatgtatttgaattttaagttaaatttaaaaataaataaacaaattttctattatgaaatctaagtttttaatttaattcgtTTGTTCGCCAccatagttttaaaaacatacGTTTTGAGTTTTAAGTTTCAGAACCCGAGCAAGTACCAAAAGAACCTATACGTGGAATGAACGCTCTCGacaagttttaattatttgtaatacTAATTTGCTATTAAAGGAGTTCGGGGTTTTGTAGACTAATAGTGGTCGAGTCAATctcttaaatttagttttgttCGTTGATATCTTATCGATCTAACAAAGctactttaaaaatttaggggtattttggaGATAAAGTAGAAATTttaggtgttttttttttaattattggttaatttaacctaaattcaatttgaaattttgaatggcAACGGCCAATTTCCCATTATACCCCTACTCCTCTATGTAAACATGCATTTCAATGGCCCATAATCCACTTTAACCAAAGCTGGGCCAAAACAATTATGAATTATTGGGCCtctttaaaaaacaataattaaaaatgaaaataataacttttagatttaaatatgatttaaaagcCTAAACGTTAAACGtcaatctcacagttttaaaacgtgtatactagagagaagtttctacacctgTATAgtaaatgtttcgttttcctctccaaaccgatgtgagatttcacaatccacttccttggGGACCAgggttctcgctggcacaccactcgatATCTAGCACTGATACTAGttatgtaacggcccagacccccaccgctagtagatattgtcctatttggactttccctttcggacttttcCTCAAGACTTATGTAACGTCCccgctgacactcgtttctttctccaatcgatgtgggaccctcgccaaattcaccccccttcagggcccagcgtccccgctggcactcgttcctttcttcaatcgatgtgggaccctggctaaatccaccccccttactgacacaccgcctcgtgtctactccccttcggggaacaacctcctcgttggcacatagtccggtgttcagctctgataccatttgtaacgacccaggtcCACCGCTaccaaatattatcctctttgggctttccctttcgggcttcccctcaaggctttaaaacacgtctgttaggaaaaggtttccacacccttataaagggtgttttgttctcctcccccaaccaatatgggatatCACACTCTAATATCagttgtaacagctcaagcctactataaacaaatattgtccacttcggcccattacgtatcgccgtcaacctcacgattttaaaacgcatctactagaaATGTTTTACATATCCATAACAATACCGTGAGTGTTTTAGGACTGTTCCAAGATATATAGAAAATTCGAAACATTACACACCAATCAGTCAAAGAAAGATTCAaccgtttaaaaaaaaagttagaatcTTTATAATCCTTCCGTtctccaaataaaacaaacagtAATTTACCTTGGGGTAGATGTGAGCGGTTCGAGTCTCCTATGTTGATTAACACGTACCGCAATGATGATTTGACAATGTGAAATTACACAAATACCCTACAAAACCATGGTGGAAAGCcctcatatattaaaaaaataaatgacctttttggaaaaagttaattattattttcattggGATCCAAAACCCTAATAGATTTGTTGGAAAAGTATGTCACATGGGTCTCTCTCCCTCTAggcatttctctctctagatgtgtaaattttgtaattttgtttaggTTCAAAGAAACCcataatgaaaatgtattgATGTgaccaaaaaatgaaaaggaattcaattttatttcaaaagacATAATTATTGGTTTGTGCTTTATCAcatttttcctctctttctagaaaaaaaaaagacaaaatctCGAGCAATTTAGTTTAGCTCGTAAGGGTTGTGTTGGATtattaacaagaaaaaaaaaataataacccATTGACCTTATAGCCCGAGCATCTTAATCTAGCTCGTAAgagttgtgttgtgttgtgttggattattaacaaaaaaacaaaaaaaaaaaatcattgacCTGAAATCTCGAGCAACTTAATCTAGCTCGTAAAGGTTGTGTTcgattatttacaaaaaaaatctcattgaCTTGAAATTCCGAGCGGCTTAATCTAGCTCGTAAGGTTTGNNNNNNNNNNNNNNNNNNNNNNNNNNNNNNNNNNNNNNNNNNNNNNNNNNNNNNNNNNNNNNNNNNNNNNNNNNNNNNNNNNNNNNNNNNNNNNNNNNNNNNNNNNNNNNNNNNNNNNNNNNNNNNNNNNNNNNNNNNNNNNNNNNNNNNNNNNNNNNNNNNNNNNNNNNNNNNNNNNNNNNNNNNNNNNNNNNNNNNNNNNNNNNNNNNNNNNNNNNNNNNNNNNNNNNNNNNNNNNNNNNNNNNNNNNNNNNNNNNNNNNNNNNNNNNNNNNNNNNNNNNNNNNNNNNNNNNNNNNNNNNNNNNNNNNNNNNNNNNNNNNNNNNNNNNNNNNNNNNNNNNNNNNNNNNNNNNNNNNNNNNNNNNNNNNNNNNNNNNNNNNNNNNNNNNNNNNNNNNNNNNNNNNNNNNNNNNNNNNNNNNNNNNNNNNNNNNNNNNNNNNNNNNNNNNNNNNNNNNNNNNNNNNNNNNNNNNNNNNNNNNNNNNNNNNNNNNNNNNNNNNNNNNNNNNNNNNNNNNNNNNNNNNNNNNNNNNNNNNNNNNNNNNNNNNNNNNNNNNNNNNNNNNNNNNNNNNNNNNNNNNNNNNNNNNNNNNNNNNNNNNNNNNNNNNNNNNNNNNNNNNNNNNNNNNNNNNNNNNNNNNNNNNNNNNNNNNNNNNNNNNNNNNNNNNNNNNNNNNNNNNNNNNNNNNNNNNNNNNNNNNNNNNNNNNNNNNNNNNNNNNNNNNNNNNNNNNNNNNNNNNNNNNNNNNNNNNNNNNNNNNNNNNNNNNNNNNNNNNNNNNNNNNNNNNNNNNNNNNNNNNNNNNNNNNNNNNNNNNNNNNNGGAAAAAATTGGTTTTGAGGAAATTGATGCACGAaccatttcttcctctctaTATATGAATCTTGTTGATAATATTTACTTCGATCattgtttttcattcatttattttatttagtaccCACAAATGCAGTGTAGCATGTCGGGATTTAAGCCTCCAACCTCAAGGGAAGGAGTAGATGTTAATTACCACTTAGCTATGTTGacttctttcaattttgaattatttcttttattaacaTTGTTAGTAAAATGTTGATATGAAACGTCTATTAGATAATATGTTTGACATGATATGTCTGATAAATGATAGAgacaatgtttcgtttttgGTTGATAGATGGGATGAATATCACTTTAGTCGATCTAGCTGTCAACTTCAAGGACGTAACTGAGATcgttttaaatcaaattttacaaCTTCAATCCTTTTTTCTTCCGTTCTTTTCTGTCATAAATTGACAAGACTTTTGATTCATTGTGATTCAGAGGAATTTAACTGTGAAGTTGAAAAGGATGGCAGAGTAGTGATACAAGGAGTTACAACAACAGGTGAAAGAACAGTGAAAAAGCATTCTCAAGTGTTTGAAATGGTAACCCACAACCTGTGCCCACCAGGAGAGTTTTCACTCTCATTTCAGCTACCTGGCCCCGTTGATCCTCAACAATTCTTAGTTAACTTTGGCATCGATGGGATTCTTGAAGGAGCTGTGATGAAAGAATTTCAGCCATGAATATTGGTAATTTACCTTCCTCCCTTTGATTCAATGGATAATAAAATAGATCCAATTCTCAATCTCCATAGAATGTACTTTACATAGCATCACCCCTTTCTTGTCTAGACTTCGTAGAGATCATTGAGCCAATATGAGCTGCTTCATTAGCTTAAACATAGGCATTCGAAGATTAGAACAGCATTAATGAACAAAGGTCAATGGACATTTGATTACGCTAAATTTAACTCTTTTTCTGATGAACTCATGGCTTGGAAAATGTTCAGTGTTCTTTAATGTTGTTGAGTAAAATGTTCAGTGTTCTTTAATGTTGTTGAGTAAGCTGATGCTAAAGCCTGTGTTAAACTTAGTTCAGAAATTACATATCAATGGAGAAGTTTGCTCATCTATATTCTTGTGGCAAGCGGTATCCAGACATGACCAATTTGTTTGCAAACATCTTCCCTGTCTTTGGCATGACATGCCAGTGCAGTGTTAAGTTAAACTCTTTACCTCTTAGATTGCTCCCCTGCATAAGGAGAAATACAACTTTGTCACTCTAGGATAAAGCTTATAATCATCATAGATTGGTTGGCAAAGTTGTGCTAAAGGATCGGAGGTGCGAACCTGATCGACGAACCGATACTTGTTTGAAGTATGGATTCGAAACTTGGCGCTATCTTTGGAGGGTATGATACTGTCCC
Coding sequences within:
- the LOC111785122 gene encoding increased DNA methylation 2-like isoform X1: MDGSFPQDSKSPLTVMPTKTPDGDQHFLLYLIAGIYFGPDLKGERPLKSVLQRLAAALPPYTSDQLAGSQIKVVEVERIFYYVLRKADESLIMKTSLLHQFFQGKFPAQGRDISFPQFPDLFPPELHPHSRSKNWYRFIENLSFIHNPDVSYLNSEDVERFKRLTGLNDFLLDRDAARSHNFSVRKVPPNVESTDNHNTSNKEFSPLKDELQYDSVRSGSYNGSLTPPQTKYDCNLEEKKFGPAMLFLPRQPCEEDWASLIAANDTGFALTGTAAMGHVGPIIGLMDIGECEDSYLFRVSLPGVKRDGKEFNCEVEKDGRVVIQGVTTTGERTVKKHSQVFEMVTHNLCPPGEFSLSFQLPGPVDPQQFLVNFGIDGILEGAVMKEFQP
- the LOC111785123 gene encoding signal peptidase complex subunit 3B-like, whose translation is MHSFGYRANALVTFAATILAIICGLASFSDTLKSPSPTAQVQVLSINWFQNQPNGNDEVSMTLNISADLQSLFTWNTKQVFVFLAAEYETPKNSLNQISLWDSIIPSKDSAKFRIHTSNKYRFVDQGSNLRGKEFNLTLHWHVMPKTGKMFANKLVMSGYRLPQEYR
- the LOC111785122 gene encoding increased DNA methylation 2-like isoform X2, yielding MDGSFPQDSKSPLTVMPTKTPDGDQHFLLYLIAGIYFGPDLKGERPLKSVLQRLAAALPPYTSDQLAGSQIKVVEVERIFYYVLRKADESLIMKTSLLHQFFQGKFPAQGRDISFPQFPDLFPPELHPHSRSKNWYRFIENLSFIHNPDVSYLNSEDVERFKRLTGLNDFLLDRDAARSHNFSVRKVPPNVESTDNHNTSNKEFSPLKDELQYDSVRSGSYNGSLTPPQTKYDCNLEEKKFGPAMLFLPRQPCEEDWASLIAANDTGFALTGTAAMGHVGPIIGLMDIGECEDSYLFRVSLPGVKREEFNCEVEKDGRVVIQGVTTTGERTVKKHSQVFEMVTHNLCPPGEFSLSFQLPGPVDPQQFLVNFGIDGILEGAVMKEFQP